A genomic window from Camelus ferus isolate YT-003-E chromosome 9, BCGSAC_Cfer_1.0, whole genome shotgun sequence includes:
- the ACD gene encoding adrenocortical dysplasia protein homolog isoform X3, with amino-acid sequence MHAHGRGLDLGSHPAILRFLFRREAGPRRQRETSASGPLLCTALGMAGVGSLVLRPWIRELVLGSEALSSPRAGQLLKVLQEAEAPGPSSAAGKSDVGASLLVSDGTHSIRCLVTREALNASDWEEKEFGFRGAEGRLLLLQDCEVRVQVAEGGAPAEFYLQVDRFSLLPTEQPREQVTGCNQDPDVREKLYDCLEQHLSESISPSAGLSLSQLLDEVQEDQEHWGTLVRLAESCLMLAGPCTAPPLTRWTASRCRATGEAVYTVPSLWLHISENDQQILSSLGPGQRPQGTPALPSHMLSEESGASSSLLPALSLAAPDPVQKGSSQPLPAICSAPGPLPTSSPQPSCVLKSPLLSYTPSLSPTGHLLSPHQAHVTRAQKPSLEFKELGLTPETWQHSPRTRATKGALESSPVWDPPKRHRDGSAFQYEYEPPCPSVCAQIQAARLPPQLVAWALHFLMEPQLDSELTQV; translated from the exons ATGCACGCTCACGGGCGGGGCCTCGACCTTGGGTCCCACCCAGCCATCTTGCGCTTCCTCTTCCGACGAGAGGCGGGGCCGCGGCGCCAGCGGGAAACCAGTGCTAGTGGTCCTCTGCTGTGTACAGCGTTGGGAATGGCAGGCGTGGGAAGCCTGGTCCTGCGACCCTGGATTCGAGAGCTGGTCCTAGGATCAGAGGCACTGTCAAGCCCGCGAGCGGGGCAGCTGCTCAAG GTACTGCAGGAAGCCGAGGCCCCCGGTCCATCCAGCGCCGCTGGCAAGTCTGACGTCGGGGCCTCGCTGCTTGTGTCCGACGGGACCCACAGTATCCGATGCTTGGTGACGCGGGAGGCCCTCAACGCCTCGGACTG ggaggagaaggagttCGGCTTTCGAGGGGCAGAAGgccggctgctgctgctgcaggacTGCGAGGTCCGCGTCCAAGTCGCTGAGGGAGGCGCG CCCGCGGAGTTCTACCTCCAGGTGGACCGCTTCAGCCTACTGCCCACGGAGCAGCCCCGGGAACAGGTGACTGGTTG cAATCAGGACCCGGATGTGCGGGAAAAACTATACGACTGCTTGGA GCAGCATCTTTCAGAATCCATCTCCCCCAGTGCAG GCCTTTCACTGTCCCAACTTCTGGATGAGGTACAAGAGGACCAGGAGCATTGGGGGACGCTAGTGCGCCTGGCTGAGAGCTGTCTAATGCTGGCAGGCCCTTGCACAGCACCCCCTCTCACCCGCTGGACCGCCTCACGCTGCAGGGCCACG GGAGAAGCTGTGTACACTGTCCCCAGCCTATGGCTGCACATCTCTGAGAATGACCAGCAAATCCTGAGCTCCCTGGGCCCAGGTCAGAGGCCACAGG GAACCCCTGCTTTACCCAGCCACATGCTGTCAGAGGAAAGCGGTGCCAGCAGTAGCCTTCTGCCTGCCCTGTCCTTGGCTGCTCCAGACCCAGTGCAGAagggcagctcccagcccctaCCAGCCATCTGctcagcccctggccccctgcccaccAGTTCCCCACAACCTAGCTGTGTACTCAAGTCCCCACTCCTGAGCTATACCCCAAGTCTGTCACCCACTGGCCATCTCCTCAGTCCACACCAGGCCCATGTAACCAGGGCCCAGAAACCTAGCCTGGAGTTCAAGGAGCTAGGGTTAACCCCTGAGACCTGGCAGCACTCCCCAAGGACAAGAGCCACCAAGGGAGCTCTGGAGTCCAGCCCTGTCTGG GATCCCCCAAAGAGGCATCGTGATGGTTCTGCCTTCCAATATGAGTATGAGCCACCCTGCCCCTCTGTCTGTGCCCAGATCCAAGCTGCCAG gctccctccccagCTTGTGGCCTGGGCCTTGCACTTTCTGATGGAGCCACAGCTGGATTCTGAACTAACCCAGGTGTGA
- the ACD gene encoding adrenocortical dysplasia protein homolog isoform X1 translates to MHAHGRGLDLGSHPAILRFLFRREAGPRRQRETSASGPLLCTALGMAGVGSLVLRPWIRELVLGSEALSSPRAGQLLKVLQEAEAPGPSSAAGKSDVGASLLVSDGTHSIRCLVTREALNASDWEEKEFGFRGAEGRLLLLQDCEVRVQVAEGGAPAEFYLQVDRFSLLPTEQPREQVTGCNQDPDVREKLYDCLEQHLSESISPSAGLSLSQLLDEVQEDQEHWGTLVRLAESCLMLAGPCTAPPLTRWTASRCRATGEAVYTVPSLWLHISENDQQILSSLGPGQRPQGPELPPPHPALQDLSLTLISSPPSSPTSSGTPALPSHMLSEESGASSSLLPALSLAAPDPVQKGSSQPLPAICSAPGPLPTSSPQPSCVLKSPLLSYTPSLSPTGHLLSPHQAHVTRAQKPSLEFKELGLTPETWQHSPRTRATKGALESSPVWDPPKRHRDGSAFQYEYEPPCPSVCAQIQAARLPPQLVAWALHFLMEPQLDSELTQV, encoded by the exons ATGCACGCTCACGGGCGGGGCCTCGACCTTGGGTCCCACCCAGCCATCTTGCGCTTCCTCTTCCGACGAGAGGCGGGGCCGCGGCGCCAGCGGGAAACCAGTGCTAGTGGTCCTCTGCTGTGTACAGCGTTGGGAATGGCAGGCGTGGGAAGCCTGGTCCTGCGACCCTGGATTCGAGAGCTGGTCCTAGGATCAGAGGCACTGTCAAGCCCGCGAGCGGGGCAGCTGCTCAAG GTACTGCAGGAAGCCGAGGCCCCCGGTCCATCCAGCGCCGCTGGCAAGTCTGACGTCGGGGCCTCGCTGCTTGTGTCCGACGGGACCCACAGTATCCGATGCTTGGTGACGCGGGAGGCCCTCAACGCCTCGGACTG ggaggagaaggagttCGGCTTTCGAGGGGCAGAAGgccggctgctgctgctgcaggacTGCGAGGTCCGCGTCCAAGTCGCTGAGGGAGGCGCG CCCGCGGAGTTCTACCTCCAGGTGGACCGCTTCAGCCTACTGCCCACGGAGCAGCCCCGGGAACAGGTGACTGGTTG cAATCAGGACCCGGATGTGCGGGAAAAACTATACGACTGCTTGGA GCAGCATCTTTCAGAATCCATCTCCCCCAGTGCAG GCCTTTCACTGTCCCAACTTCTGGATGAGGTACAAGAGGACCAGGAGCATTGGGGGACGCTAGTGCGCCTGGCTGAGAGCTGTCTAATGCTGGCAGGCCCTTGCACAGCACCCCCTCTCACCCGCTGGACCGCCTCACGCTGCAGGGCCACG GGAGAAGCTGTGTACACTGTCCCCAGCCTATGGCTGCACATCTCTGAGAATGACCAGCAAATCCTGAGCTCCCTGGGCCCAGGTCAGAGGCCACAGG gccctgAGCTACCCCCACCACACCCGGCTTTACAGGACCTATCGCTGACCCTgatctcctctcctccttcctcacccacTTCCTCAG GAACCCCTGCTTTACCCAGCCACATGCTGTCAGAGGAAAGCGGTGCCAGCAGTAGCCTTCTGCCTGCCCTGTCCTTGGCTGCTCCAGACCCAGTGCAGAagggcagctcccagcccctaCCAGCCATCTGctcagcccctggccccctgcccaccAGTTCCCCACAACCTAGCTGTGTACTCAAGTCCCCACTCCTGAGCTATACCCCAAGTCTGTCACCCACTGGCCATCTCCTCAGTCCACACCAGGCCCATGTAACCAGGGCCCAGAAACCTAGCCTGGAGTTCAAGGAGCTAGGGTTAACCCCTGAGACCTGGCAGCACTCCCCAAGGACAAGAGCCACCAAGGGAGCTCTGGAGTCCAGCCCTGTCTGG GATCCCCCAAAGAGGCATCGTGATGGTTCTGCCTTCCAATATGAGTATGAGCCACCCTGCCCCTCTGTCTGTGCCCAGATCCAAGCTGCCAG gctccctccccagCTTGTGGCCTGGGCCTTGCACTTTCTGATGGAGCCACAGCTGGATTCTGAACTAACCCAGGTGTGA
- the ACD gene encoding adrenocortical dysplasia protein homolog isoform X2 produces MHAHGRGLDLGSHPAILRFLFRREAGPRRQRETSASGPLLCTALGMAGVGSLVLRPWIRELVLGSEALSSPRAGQLLKVLQEAEAPGPSSAAGKSDVGASLLVSDGTHSIRCLVTREALNASDWEEKEFGFRGAEGRLLLLQDCEVRVQVAEGGAPAEFYLQVDRFSLLPTEQPREQVTGCNQDPDVREKLYDCLEQHLSESISPSAGLSLSQLLDEVQEDQEHWGTLVRLAESCLMLAGPCTAPPLTRWTASRCRATGEAVYTVPSLWLHISENDQQILSSLGPGPELPPPHPALQDLSLTLISSPPSSPTSSGTPALPSHMLSEESGASSSLLPALSLAAPDPVQKGSSQPLPAICSAPGPLPTSSPQPSCVLKSPLLSYTPSLSPTGHLLSPHQAHVTRAQKPSLEFKELGLTPETWQHSPRTRATKGALESSPVWDPPKRHRDGSAFQYEYEPPCPSVCAQIQAARLPPQLVAWALHFLMEPQLDSELTQV; encoded by the exons ATGCACGCTCACGGGCGGGGCCTCGACCTTGGGTCCCACCCAGCCATCTTGCGCTTCCTCTTCCGACGAGAGGCGGGGCCGCGGCGCCAGCGGGAAACCAGTGCTAGTGGTCCTCTGCTGTGTACAGCGTTGGGAATGGCAGGCGTGGGAAGCCTGGTCCTGCGACCCTGGATTCGAGAGCTGGTCCTAGGATCAGAGGCACTGTCAAGCCCGCGAGCGGGGCAGCTGCTCAAG GTACTGCAGGAAGCCGAGGCCCCCGGTCCATCCAGCGCCGCTGGCAAGTCTGACGTCGGGGCCTCGCTGCTTGTGTCCGACGGGACCCACAGTATCCGATGCTTGGTGACGCGGGAGGCCCTCAACGCCTCGGACTG ggaggagaaggagttCGGCTTTCGAGGGGCAGAAGgccggctgctgctgctgcaggacTGCGAGGTCCGCGTCCAAGTCGCTGAGGGAGGCGCG CCCGCGGAGTTCTACCTCCAGGTGGACCGCTTCAGCCTACTGCCCACGGAGCAGCCCCGGGAACAGGTGACTGGTTG cAATCAGGACCCGGATGTGCGGGAAAAACTATACGACTGCTTGGA GCAGCATCTTTCAGAATCCATCTCCCCCAGTGCAG GCCTTTCACTGTCCCAACTTCTGGATGAGGTACAAGAGGACCAGGAGCATTGGGGGACGCTAGTGCGCCTGGCTGAGAGCTGTCTAATGCTGGCAGGCCCTTGCACAGCACCCCCTCTCACCCGCTGGACCGCCTCACGCTGCAGGGCCACG GGAGAAGCTGTGTACACTGTCCCCAGCCTATGGCTGCACATCTCTGAGAATGACCAGCAAATCCTGAGCTCCCTGGGCCCAG gccctgAGCTACCCCCACCACACCCGGCTTTACAGGACCTATCGCTGACCCTgatctcctctcctccttcctcacccacTTCCTCAG GAACCCCTGCTTTACCCAGCCACATGCTGTCAGAGGAAAGCGGTGCCAGCAGTAGCCTTCTGCCTGCCCTGTCCTTGGCTGCTCCAGACCCAGTGCAGAagggcagctcccagcccctaCCAGCCATCTGctcagcccctggccccctgcccaccAGTTCCCCACAACCTAGCTGTGTACTCAAGTCCCCACTCCTGAGCTATACCCCAAGTCTGTCACCCACTGGCCATCTCCTCAGTCCACACCAGGCCCATGTAACCAGGGCCCAGAAACCTAGCCTGGAGTTCAAGGAGCTAGGGTTAACCCCTGAGACCTGGCAGCACTCCCCAAGGACAAGAGCCACCAAGGGAGCTCTGGAGTCCAGCCCTGTCTGG GATCCCCCAAAGAGGCATCGTGATGGTTCTGCCTTCCAATATGAGTATGAGCCACCCTGCCCCTCTGTCTGTGCCCAGATCCAAGCTGCCAG gctccctccccagCTTGTGGCCTGGGCCTTGCACTTTCTGATGGAGCCACAGCTGGATTCTGAACTAACCCAGGTGTGA
- the PARD6A gene encoding partitioning defective 6 homolog alpha isoform X1, producing MARPQRTPARSPDSIVEVKSKFDAEFRRFALPRASVSGFQEFSRLLRAVHQIPGLDVLLGYTDAHGDLLPLTNDDSLHRALASGPPPLRLLVQKRAEGDSSGLVFASNSLQRRKKGLLLRPVAPLRTRPPLLISLPQDFRQVSSVIDVDLLPETHRRVRLHKHGSDRPLGFYIRDGMSVRVAPQGLERVPGIFISRLVRGGLAESTGLLAVSDEILEVNGIEVAGKTLDQVTDMMVANSHNLIVTVKPANQRNNVVRGVSGNLTGPLSAGPGSAEPDSDDDSSDLVIENRKPPCSNGLSQGSPCWDLRPSRLLPGTRSSLPSLDDQEQARSSWGNSMRGDGSGFSL from the exons ATGGCCAGGCCGCAGAGGACTCCGGCGCGCAGTCCCGACAGCATCGTCGAGGTGAAGAGCAAA tTTGATGCCGAGTTCCGACGCTTCGCGCTGCCCCGCGCTTCGGTGAGCGGCTTCCAAGAGTTCTCTCGGTTGCTGCGTGCAGTACACCAGATTCCGGGCCTGGACGTGCTGCTTGGCTACACAGATGCTCACGGCGACCTACTGCCCCTCACCAATGACGACAGCCTGCACCGGGCCCTGGCCAGTGGGCCCCCGCCGCTGCGCCTGCTAGTGCAGAAGCGGG CAGAAGGTGACTCCAGTGGCCTGGTCTTTGCCTCCAACTCTCTGCAGCGGCGTAAGAAAGGGCTCCTCCTTCGGCCTGTGGCACCCCTGCGCACCCGGCCACCCTTGCTAATCAGCCTGCCCCAAGATTTCCGCCAGGTTTCTTCAGTCATAGATGTGGACCTACTGCCTGAGACCCACCGACGGGTGCGGCTACATAAGCATGGTTCTGATCGCCCCCTGGGTTTCTACATCCGAGATGGCATGAGCGTTCGTGTAgctccccagggcctggaacGGGTTCCAGGCATCTTCATCTCCCGCCTGGTACGAGGGGGCCTGGCTGAGAGTACAGGGCTGCTGGCAGTAAGTGATGAGATCCTCGAGGTCAATGGCATTGAGGTAGCTGGCAAGACCTTGGACCAAGTGACGGACATGATGGTCGCCAACAGCCATAACCTCATTGTCACTGTCAAGCCAGCCAATCAGCGCAATAATGTGGTGCGTGGGGTATCTGGGAATCTGACAGGGCCTCTTTCTGCTGGGCCTGGGTCTGCTGAGCCCGATAGTGACGATGACAGCAGTGATCTGGTCATTGAGAACCGCAAGCCTCCCTGTTCTAATGGGCTGTCTCAGGGGTCTCCATGCTGGGACCTGCGTCCAAGCCGCCTACTTCCTGGTACCCGCAGCTCTCTGCCCTCACTGGATGATCAGGAGCAGGCCCGCTCTAGCTGGGGGAATAGCATGCGAGGAGATGGTAGTGGCTTCAGCCTCTGA
- the PARD6A gene encoding partitioning defective 6 homolog alpha isoform X2, translated as MARPQRTPARSPDSIVEVKSKFDAEFRRFALPRASVSGFQEFSRLLRAVHQIPGLDVLLGYTDAHGDLLPLTNDDSLHRALASGPPPLRLLVQKREGDSSGLVFASNSLQRRKKGLLLRPVAPLRTRPPLLISLPQDFRQVSSVIDVDLLPETHRRVRLHKHGSDRPLGFYIRDGMSVRVAPQGLERVPGIFISRLVRGGLAESTGLLAVSDEILEVNGIEVAGKTLDQVTDMMVANSHNLIVTVKPANQRNNVVRGVSGNLTGPLSAGPGSAEPDSDDDSSDLVIENRKPPCSNGLSQGSPCWDLRPSRLLPGTRSSLPSLDDQEQARSSWGNSMRGDGSGFSL; from the exons ATGGCCAGGCCGCAGAGGACTCCGGCGCGCAGTCCCGACAGCATCGTCGAGGTGAAGAGCAAA tTTGATGCCGAGTTCCGACGCTTCGCGCTGCCCCGCGCTTCGGTGAGCGGCTTCCAAGAGTTCTCTCGGTTGCTGCGTGCAGTACACCAGATTCCGGGCCTGGACGTGCTGCTTGGCTACACAGATGCTCACGGCGACCTACTGCCCCTCACCAATGACGACAGCCTGCACCGGGCCCTGGCCAGTGGGCCCCCGCCGCTGCGCCTGCTAGTGCAGAAGCGGG AAGGTGACTCCAGTGGCCTGGTCTTTGCCTCCAACTCTCTGCAGCGGCGTAAGAAAGGGCTCCTCCTTCGGCCTGTGGCACCCCTGCGCACCCGGCCACCCTTGCTAATCAGCCTGCCCCAAGATTTCCGCCAGGTTTCTTCAGTCATAGATGTGGACCTACTGCCTGAGACCCACCGACGGGTGCGGCTACATAAGCATGGTTCTGATCGCCCCCTGGGTTTCTACATCCGAGATGGCATGAGCGTTCGTGTAgctccccagggcctggaacGGGTTCCAGGCATCTTCATCTCCCGCCTGGTACGAGGGGGCCTGGCTGAGAGTACAGGGCTGCTGGCAGTAAGTGATGAGATCCTCGAGGTCAATGGCATTGAGGTAGCTGGCAAGACCTTGGACCAAGTGACGGACATGATGGTCGCCAACAGCCATAACCTCATTGTCACTGTCAAGCCAGCCAATCAGCGCAATAATGTGGTGCGTGGGGTATCTGGGAATCTGACAGGGCCTCTTTCTGCTGGGCCTGGGTCTGCTGAGCCCGATAGTGACGATGACAGCAGTGATCTGGTCATTGAGAACCGCAAGCCTCCCTGTTCTAATGGGCTGTCTCAGGGGTCTCCATGCTGGGACCTGCGTCCAAGCCGCCTACTTCCTGGTACCCGCAGCTCTCTGCCCTCACTGGATGATCAGGAGCAGGCCCGCTCTAGCTGGGGGAATAGCATGCGAGGAGATGGTAGTGGCTTCAGCCTCTGA